In the genome of Lathyrus oleraceus cultivar Zhongwan6 chromosome 4, CAAS_Psat_ZW6_1.0, whole genome shotgun sequence, the window ATGAGGCACTGTGGAGAATTGACTATTGTAGTCGGGTGCCGAAAGCGTGTCTGACATCACCTCTGAATTTTAAAGATACGCGAGGCACTATGCATAATTGATTGTCGTAGTCGGGCGCTCAAAATGTGTCTTATAGCACCCCTGAATTCTTAATACGCATGAGGCACTATGGAGAATTGATTATTGTAGTCGGATGTACAAAGTGTCTCCGATAGCTCCCCTGAATCTTCACGTGTGTAAAGTGTTGGGGTTTTTTTTACCTCTGTATTCGAACGTGCAAAGCATCTCTGATAGCACCCCTTAATCCTTAAGACGGACATTAACTGTATTGGTTGTTCCCCGGTTTTTGGTGTTATTGTCAATAATCACAAAGGAATAAACAATTCATATTTTAGTGAGTGTATTTATAATAGGGAATTGTGCGCTTAAGATATATCAAATTTTATACATGTAAATTTTCATATAAGAATATGATAAAGGAATAAAGCGAAACATAACAAAGTGGGTATCCCGCTACTTATTTTTTGTGATGGGATTTTCTTTGCTTAGGCGTGTTTTTGAGTATGAATTTCTAAGTTTCGAATTTGCTGTATGAGGGAGTTTATGTTGATCTCCATGGTTGTAATTTCTCCTTGATCCCATTGGAGTGCATTGTGTATTTTTTTTCGCTTCGAGATCAGTGAGAGGGATAGTTGGATCTCGATGATGGTTGTGGTATTTAAGCTTTAGGTACACAGGTGAGGCCACAACATCCAATTCCGAAGTGAAGGTCCTACCCAAGATGAAATTATAAAGGCCCCTACATGGGATGACTAGGAACTGGGTATTGGTAGATCATATGTATTTTCCGTCACCTACGAATATCAACAACTCTACACAACCCTAGGGATGAGTAGTCGTCCCATTAAATGCTTGTAAATCAGAATCATCGTACAATATCAAGCTTACTTAGTTCATAAAAATATTCTCAAATAATTGTGAGTAGAGGATGGCACATGAGCTCCCTCCATCTATCAGAATTCGGGAGACGTCAAACTGCCCCCACAATAGTTGTAATTACCAAGGAGAACAATTCGTTGGGAATCCTGTCAACCTTCTTGGAGTCTCGAAAACCCATCATGGGCCGGTTGGGGATTCCAGATTGAGAGTTGTCGTCGTTCTTGTAGACAACTATCATCTCAGCTATCTTTCTCTTAAACATGCCTTTGGAATGGGGGTTTTCCCAAGGTGCCAACTAGTGATGAAGACAATATATGGGTGTTTGACATTGCTAATATCTCCCTTTTCACCGCGGGGTTCAGATTCATGAACTTTCGCATGGGATCTAGCCTTTTGGGATTCTTCTTGGTCTTGTTTACCACCTTGAACGTATTCGGTTAGCTGACCTCTCTTGATCAGAGACTCGATCTCATCCTTGAGTTGAATGCAATTGTCAGTGTTGTGGCCATGTCCCATATGAAAGCGAAAATATTTTGACTTATCCGTCCTGGAGAATTCTTGTACGATGTTAGGGGGTCGGGTTCCTACTTTTCTAAACTCGATAATCGCACACTCTTGGTATATCCTTCCCCAGGAAGTGCTCAGAGAAGTATACCTTTCATACCGGTTGTATGTCCCTTTATCGACATCCTCTTTTTACCTAAGGGGATCCTTTCCCAATGGGCGCTCAGAGCGAATATCGATGGATGACGCTGGATTATCAAAGTGAGTGTTGGTTGAGCTAGGTTTAACATCTCTTGAGTCGTTATCACCTTTTTCTTCCCTAGTTTGGTGCGGAAAGAATGGTCACGAAGGAAGCCATTCTCGAAGATCCAACATTGAAGAGGTTCTCCAGTTCCTTTTACTTCTATTGCGACTTGAGTGAATCGATCAATGTACGACAAGCTTTCTCTTGCTATTTGCATTATGTAGCTAAGAGCGACTATAATAATAAGTTGTCTTTTTTCGTGAGGTGAAATGTGCAGTGAATCAATCGCACAAATTTGTCAATGATTTAATGGAATCGTCCGGAAGACCGTTGAACCACAGTCTGGACGGTCCGACTAGTGTCAATGCTAACAAATTGCATTTGGAAACATCGTCGACATAATAGTAATTTATCTGGTCATTCACAAGCTGCACGTATTCATCGGGATCTCCTTTCTCATTGTATTCCTCTAGTTTGGGGAGTTTTTGCATGGATTTAGGAATTTTTCTTTCCAAAATTTGAGCACATAGAGGATGTTTAGGTTGTGCTCGACTTGGTTTATGTTCATTATGGTCCGGTGAGGGAGCATAACTGCCTCAATCTCCACCAAAACTCAGAGGAGGGGAATTACGCTTCCCGCCTTTAGAGTATTCTTTTGGTTTCCTGACTTTCCTATTTGCTTTCGTTGCAGAAGGCTCTGGGCATTTAGAATGGTTTCTTCTCGAATCGGCTTCTTGCACTATGTTATCTTGGGGTTGGATGTGTTGGAGACTTTCTTCTAGGCGAAGGAACATTTCTTCCACTGCTTTGAAATTTTGTTATTGAATGGAGTTATATATGCCATTTATAAACTCGTTAGCACCTTGAGATCCATGGTCCGCCTCTAGAATTCCAAAAGCGCACGAGATTTCAAGTCCTTCCATAGGAATTTATGATTGAATCTGAAGCGGTGGTGTTTGCTTCATCCTTGGTCGCGGTGGCGGTAGGACTAAGTCGGGTTGCTGAAGAGCATTGGGCTTGATGTTTGTATTCGCGGAAATAGGAGTTGGACTTGGTCGATTGGTGGCTGACGGTACTACGCCAACGATAGCTAGAGCAACTTTCCGTTTGAGGAATGGAACTTAGTGAAGGTTCAGTCTCCAGGAGAACATTTTAGAAACTTTAATAAATACTTAAGTTGAATCCTGGATGTTACGCCTTGTGGTGACCGACTCAGAAAAAAAAAAGCATGCCAGTTATGAGTAATCTGGAGAACTTTTTTCTTATAGTGGTCGGATCTACGAAGGTGTGGTCGAATCGAGGTAGATATGGCTAGTCCATAATAATTATAATGATTGAGAATTTTGTGTACacaaattaaatattttaaatttgtTGCTATCAATATgattaaattatatatataagAGAATTGATGTGtcaatttttgttttttattttttaaaaatattttttattttatattttgcaataatatttattattattattattattattattattattattattattattatatgaagtcattttctttcaatttttgtattttattttagtttttattagtttttattaGTTTTTAGAATTAATTTAGGTTAAgtaaataaatataaaaaaaaataacatGTAAAATATGATTGTTGGCGATATTAATTACACAATTTGTGTCACTTATTAAAAAAGTTATACATCAGTCATTTTTTTTGATAAAAATGAAATCGAGAATTGAAAAGAAAACtaaaattgtttaaaaataaaataggaaGATTAATGTAAATTAATCGAAGGATAACCTATAATTTAGTTTAAAAAATGGATGTATCCTAAAAACTAACGATGTTGATAATTAATGTTGCCAAAACGGTCCTAAGATTATTTTTACCTCCTCAAATTTAAATCtaaataatttatatttaaatCTAAATAGTTCCTATCCCAACAAAAATAGAGaattaaaattcaaatccttTCTAAATAAATTTGGGAACCAACAAAAATAGAGaattaaaattcaaatccttTTTAAATAAATTTGGATATCCCACTTACACCACCATTTATTTAGtgaaattaatatttttaattaaattttttaaaatcaaattacatcgtaaataataaaataaaacaaattcaAAAATTTTATAAATACGTTTTATATAATTTAAATGATAAATATAAATTTGAGAGTACCTCTAGACCTAAAAGTTACAAAATTTTATATTAAAGTTCGTGCCAAAAAAAAAGAGAGGAGACAAATGACACATTAAATGATAAAACTTCGATCTGTTTCACATGTTTGTAACATTTTTTTCACATATAATTTATAGCATGTTATTTTTTAATGGAATAAATATTAATAGTAACATATAACAGATTCTTTTAGCAATTTTATATTCATCACTTAGCCACTATTAGCTATATATTTATATCTCCCATAACTTTAATCACATGttcaacaaaacaaaacaaaaaataatcACATGTCCCTGTTGATATTTTTAGAGATGTTTAACAAAGGTAAAAAAAAACGTCACATAATCAATTCATCGTAATTAAACTcgttttgaaaataaattaaGTATGAGCAAAATTTATCTACTCCAATACAATAGGCTTTCTAGATGTGTGTTGTGCTCTAACTGAAAATACCCATACAAGTGTATAACTGCCTCAAAACTCATGTCTCAGATGCTTTTTCACGCTTACCTAACACTTTGATATTTTTAAGTAATTTAGCACTTGTAATAATATATGTAGACTTTGTTCTTCATCTTAACATCAAAATAAAACTCTCCTctttattaatttttaattgtAAAAAATTCACAAAACTCATAATAAAATTTGCAATACGACACGAGTATACTGGAAAAGCTTCCATCCCTCTATCTTTTTCTCCATGGTGAATGGGCAATGATAATGAGCATATCATTTCAATGTTGGGAAATTCAGTTTCTCTACGCTTATAAAAGTAAATCAAATAGCTGCAAACTTGTCCAAGTATATCAAATTTGCAGGAGTTTTTAATAAATGTATATACAAGCAGTAAATCAAAGGATCAAACCCTGGGCAGGAGCGGGCTTGGAAGAGTGCAGTTCGCTCGTTGCTGCTGCTTTGGGGGACTCAGAAAGGACCTGCGCATACTGGTCTTCTACTTTTCGATTTTGTTCCACTTCTGCATTTTCCACTTTCTCTTTCGTCTTTTGTCCTACATCCCCAGCCGCCTTAGCAACCTTACTAAAAGCACCAGTTACCCAAGAAGTACCGGTAAGTATGTACCGATTCTTCATTATAGCAGACCCTGCGGTACTGACTTTCTGTTCTGCAGCAGCAAATGCTGATTTGGTCTTTTCTGAAACCTGAAACTTTTGATCCACTTCTTTAACTCTATCACTCACAACTGAAGCACCAGCAGTTAATTTCTCGCTAAGCCCAAGTTTTTGGTCAAAAGAGGTAACTTTTGCTGAGGCTGTTGAAGTTAACTGGTGCTTCTCATCAAAACCCTTTGCTTTGTTTACAGCATCTTTCCCTAAAATAAAGCCCTTGGCAAGCATGCCGGTGACCACATCCTCTGCCTTCCGTAAAGCAGAGTCAGCACCGCCAGGAGTTTTACCCTCTGTGACCTGAAAAATGTTACACACTAGTTATAGACAAAAAATAACCTAATCAAGGGTATATTTGGAATGGTGATTTGGCGTGGAATGAGTTCATTACACTCTACCACCCATCCAAACATATACCATTAAGTACATTAATTAGAAGGTCTTTGCAAGGCTTACAGATGATGCCAAGGCAGCAGGTGGAAGTCGGTAATCTGAATCCAGAGTTATGTTAACCGACAAATCAACTATTGTTGCTCCCTGAAATATTGAAAACTCGGTTACCCTTCAATATAATTGCTGGCTACATAAACTTCTACATTTAAGGAACAAGACACTTAATTTGGTTCCCCAAAAACATACATGGCATCAAATTGTTTCCATCCGTTTACCAGTGAAATCAAATTGGTCTTTCAATGATTAGGGATTAGTAATGCTACCAGTTTCATTCTTCCATGACCAATTTGATGCCATTTTGGGGATCAATATGTGAATTAGAAAAGAGCAATTTGATATCACAGGTATCTATGGGCGAGCCATGAGACATTGCATACATCGTTGGACCAGAATAAGTATTTACCAAACAATGTCACAAACTCAGAGTATCATCaatgataaaatataatataCTACCCAAGAATAATAATAAATAAGACACATCCCAAAGGCCAAAGTAGAGGCACTTGGGCAACTATCATAATTTCAAAGGCTATTTTTTTCAATTTCCACACAAACCAAGAAAAAAGACAGCTTGTGTCTAGGAACCTATGCAAACCAGGACAGATTAGCATCGGTAAACTGGCATAATAAACTCTTTCAAGCTCGCCTTCAATTTATATTAAATTTGAAATTGAATGATGATGGAAACTTTCTGACAGTTCTAGTAGCAAAACGACATTTCTATcttttcttttatatataatcAAGACATTCTATCTAAAGCAGTGCACGGTAAATTTTCCAGCATAAACATCACATGAACCAATAATACAACATGCGTATCAAAATCAGATTAGATCCACTTTGGTGGTTCATGGCATAAAGATTAAACCACATTTTACAATGACAATTGACTGCCTAACACAACTCTTCTCTTTTTTCTGAGCTTGAAATTAACTAAGTAAACTAAATAGGCAGAGTTACATATCCAATAAGATTGGTGGAAACTATAAACTATCAGAGCCACCATGTTGAGAAGGGAAGAGAACAAAGAAAACTGTTGATTGGAATATGAGTTACAGACAACTAGAGAAGTCAGTCGGTTATATGATATATCGATTCGATAAATGAGCATACTAACAATATATATGGGCATTTAGAGTGAAAAAGTTAAATTGATAAACATTCAAGTGTTTTCAATCAATAGTTTAAGCTTTTGGGGTAGCTAATTCACAGCACAGCATCAGAGCCTCCATGTTGAGAAGGGAAGAGATCAAAGAAAACAGTTGATTGGAATATCAGTTACAGACAACTAGAGAAGTCAGTGGGTTATAAGATATATCGATTCGATAAATGGGCATACTAAAAATATATATAGCCATTTAGAGTGTAAAAGTTGCATGACGGCAGTGTTAATGATGGCAGGGAGCCAAAAATCCGACATATGGTGCCACCATCCTTCACAAGTTTGGCCATGGCGGAGAGTAAAAAACCAGCACCTATACCCACCATGGTCGATATTTGACAACACTGCATGAAAGGGAAACCTGGTAGAGAATTCTTTCTCCTTTATGGTTCGACTTCATTCTTCCCTAACAGATTAATCATTCAAAGATCTACCCACCGGCTTATTTTTCTATTCTCAACTGTCGGTTTGTACACACATTTGACTATTTAGTCAAGGTAATGTTCAATCTCTATTTCCCCCCATTCGTCTGAATAAGAGTTAAATTTCAGCACGAACTAGGGTGGGTCTGTTCATTATCTATGCTTCCAGCCCAAAGAACACTTGTTAGTGAGTAAGGGCACACCACAAATCAGATATATAACCGTTTGTGTGTCTTCACCCAATAGCTTAAGCTTGTGGGATAGTTGGTTCATAATAATGTCAGCTCTTATTTCAGCACAGacaaaaattcagaatttcagATAGGTAATATATAACATAAGGAGGTTCGCAATAAAACCCTTATTGTTGACAAAATGAAACAGAAGATGATCAATGTGAACTAACAGTGGCATCAAGATGATTACCAACACCACTTTCTTTCACAAAACTAAACTTGGTCATGTGAAATGAATAGGAAAAATGACACCATTTCCTAATTGCCTAAGAAAGTAGCCGAGACATATATGCAGCCTTCAAGGTCAAAACTAAGCAAGCAAAGGATTGTATCAACAAAACAAGCCCTAAAAATATTGAGATTGTATGCTGAGAGACAGTGTGAAAAACAGAGATGGAAATAGTGGGGAACTTTGAAGACTAACCAACAAGTATGACAGATTACACGAGAAGCACCTTTTGAGAAATGGAGGATACATACCATCAAAAGAGGAGTGTCCATACATTGGAAGGGCTGAAAACAAGACAACAGCAACAACTAAGTTTTACCATTATGTGGGATCGGCTACATGGATCAACTTTCGTCATAATGTTCTATCAAGGACCATGTTTCTATCCAAATCATTAATCTCGAGATCTTTCTTAATAACTTCTCTGATAATCTTTCTAGGTCTTCCCTTTCCTCTAATTGTTTGTCTTCTCTCCATCTGGTCTACCCTCCTTACTACAGAATCTACCGGTCTTCTCTCTACATGCCCAAACCACATAAGTCTATTTTCCACCATTTTCTCCACTATAGGCGCTACCCCGACACTCTCTCCAATATTTTCATCTAATTCTATCATGTCGAGTCTTACCACACATCCACAGTAGCATGCTCATCTCTGCTACACTTACTTTGTTGAAAGCAAGACATTCAACAAAAAACAGACCCTGAAACCCTCTCAAGTAAGAGTTTCTAAACATGTGGCACTTCAAGATCCTCAAATAAATATCAGTCCTCTACAAGATTCACTGATACTGCATTATCTAGCCAAAAAGCTGAATGCGTCATCTAAAGGTGATGCCTTTTGGATAATGACAAACAATGTTGTAGTTCTAAGCCCTGAACTCTCAATAATGAATATATGATGCTTTGGATGATGATCTAGGACAAATTGATCAAGTGCTCGAGATACTTTATTAATTCATAAATAACCATATTTGATAGACATATATCAACTGATAATCAATGTCAGGAATATTACCGATAGTAGTACTGCAGTCTCAGCACCTTGTGGATCCTTGAAAGTGACAAAGGCAATTTGAGATCGTTCGTCATGACTGCATTAATAGTAAACATATGATTGTATAATAAAACTTAAGAATTGAAGTACTTTAAAAAATAGTCGACCACCAAGCACAGCAAGTCACTGACCTTTGCATTTCAACATATTCAATATCACCAGAAAAGGAAAAGAACTCCTTAAGGTCTTGTTCAGATGCTCCCAAGGAAACATTACTGACTTTAATAGTCTTGACCTGCAAAGAAAATACATATAACACTAAAAGTTTAAAACCTTGTGGAGAAAACACCTCTGCTGTTCAGATATCTAACACTTCAGGACAAAATCAAAGCATATATGATATATCTACTGATTCATACTAACTAAGAATGGAAATTTCCAGTGATGCATCAAGCTGTCGGCCACTAATCCACtcttttttttaatatttataattTGGTCCTTATAACTACTATTCATATTAACTGAAATATTGTGCAACACATGCAAAAAAGGGGGATACGAGAAAGTTAAAAATTTATGACAGCTATATAGAGAAATGAAGTAGTTTAAGAAATCAATAAATGACAATGGAGACGGAGACAGAAAAGGCAGAAACCTTAACTCAAAATCAGCAGGATTCTGAAAACATCAATGTTAAACATAAAATGATCTGAAACAGTCCCTAACAAAACACAACTTGATCAGCCAGCACCAAGGAAATCAGATTGCCAGCAGTCAATAATTTGATGCATTCATGCATTTGGCACATCCCTAATCATTGGATTGGGATAATCCAACTCAAATTTTATTGCAGACTTTGATAACTTTTTAAATAAAAATCCCGAGCTAAAAACTGCACCATCCAATAATCCAACGACCACAGAAGCGCCAAATGCGTCAAATTTATTGGCGGTAGACAATTCAGGTTCCAGAGTATAAATATGCATGACGGTGCATATGTCTTTCCCTACCAAATATTTGAAAATAACGATCAAACAAGTTTGATGAAAAAGATGGGATCATGTCGATTCAGTATTCAGTATTCAGTATTCAGTAATCACTCTCAAATTCGGTTGTATAGTATCATGATATCCACAACAACACAGAAAAACATGTCAACAATACATCAGAACTAGTATATTCCATTGACCTAAAAATGCAATAAATACAAATTAACAAAGTGTTGCTTTCCTCAACCTCTAACTGTTTGACTAGCTTTGAGCTAGATATCACTTGATATGATATCAAGATAATCAATTACTATGAAATAAATAATGTAACACAATAACTGTGATGAGTAAACAAACACATAAACTAAACAATCTTTGAAAATCTGAATGCAAATACAACTTTtcaaattgaaaaaaaaaagcACGAAATCAATTATCACATCATTCACATGGCATGACTGAAGAAGACTAAATCGGATCTAGTGCTCCACTTTGAAACTAAACTGAACTAAACTAAACTACGTTAGATTCTATAAAAGTAATAAATCTAATCGATAATACGGTAAAGCATACAAGGTTATAGCAAAGTGTGACCAAAATAAACAAAATAGGAGCAAGGATGAGATGAGAGCTTACCGACATATCGGGCGAAGCGCAACGGCGGCGAATTGGGCGGTTTGAGATGAAAGAGGGAGGTGGAGGATGAAGAAAACGGTGCAGTGTGAAGACACGAGTAGAGATTTATCGTTGTCTGAAGGAGAGAGGCCTTGGAAACGCGTGCTGGATTTGCGTCGCACGTGCGAGTATCGTGGTGGAGTTATAGTAGAAGAGTAGTAGTAGAATGTAGTAAACCGCGTGAGAGAGCGTGATTGACCAATGACTTAATTGGGAGACTTGGACTTTCAAAGACGTGTTAATAGCCACATACCTGTACGGTTGTATAGATAAGTTTACCTATACgatataaaatatatttaaatatttatttaaatttaacttagttattaattttaaaataaataatagtTATATAAACTCAATTATATTAAAATATAAATAGAAGAAAAAGAGacttataaaaaaaaatatttaaaaataagaatttatcttttaaattaaaataattgtttattaaaataaaaatatatatttttgcTAATAGTGATCTGTGAATAAAAATTTTATTTGATATAATATAAaatacaatatatatatatatatatatatatatatatatatatatatatatatatatatatatatatatatatatatttaaaatgatttaattaattataaaataaataattatcatataaaatttaattatattaaataCTTATATAAAAAAATCGTGAGATggaaaaaaaataaatatatatttgtGTTGATAAGGATTTTACAAAAAGACTTAAATATCCTTTTCGAAGTAAGAATTTTGTATCTCAAATTAAAATAATAGttgattaaaataaaattgatattttGTTAGTGATCCGTAagataaaataaattattaattttattaaaattaaaaaaatagattattaatatttttaataataataaataaatagagagaaaaattaaaataaaagtgAGAAAATGTGAGAAAAATAAAAGTGAATGATTTGAAATTTTAATCAAGAGAGAAAGAGAGTTGTAATATTTAATTATGATTTAATTGGTGAATGTTGAAAAATGAATGTCATATGTCAATTTtaaaagagattaattactatacattgtcagtgtaaaaagttttacaccgtcgattcattatcatcatccgtttgtattactttatagatttttaaaataaaagtcaaacttcttttaatatccgacgtctatgattaactgacggtgtaaaatccttttacactgtcagtgtatttcaattaaactcatTTTAAAAAGAGTTAGATATATAGGAGATAGTTGAAATTGAATACATAAAGATGATAATAAAAAATATAACTATTATTTgattatttaaatatttttttagtGTAAATAAATTATAGTAAAAGAATAATCTAAAGAGTTTATACATTAGTTTTAAAAGATTGATAGTTgatttttataatatattattataaatacTAAAAATGCATATTAAATAAAGAGGTTAAAGCATATGCCTAAAAAGATAGTAACATCTTCTTTAACAACTTAATAtagaaatatttttttaatatatattttattctTTAGTATATTTTAAAAGTTATATTATACAACATAAatttttagttttttattttttcataattgTATTTTAAAGTAGAAATTAGTGAGACATAAgtatattttttatgtttataaaatttagatttttattttatatttacTCATAAAATTTATAATGTGTATGttgttttaatatttaatttttattttgttatttattaTGGTCATCTTCGGTTTAAATGATTAGTTTATTCAGTTGTAAAGGATATCCAATTTATGAAAAACATATTCAATTATATACTTTTGATCATGTGTTAGTTCAACTCTTATTCGACTATAATTTATGAGATAAATTTTTTTTATCTAATATTATATGAAAAACTATTCTGtttatttataattaaatatGTTATAGTCTTACTCTTAACAAAACTCGTCAtttttttagtttaatttctaaATAAGTATATTTTTAATTGTGTTTTGTCAATTTTCATGTTTGTTTGTTTCTATTATATTTAACATTTttgtattattttttttatttgtttgtaTATGACAAGTTACCATAACCAtaagcatgaagaagaagagtAGAACGATCAAATAAATCATCAAACATCCGAGTCAATTACGATTGTAATGACACTCTATAAATGATCATTTTTGTGTCATATCACGCAATATCACATTCAATCTATAATTCAAATTAGGACCGTAATTTTGGTTATTATTAGTCTATAATTCTAATTACGGAAGTAAGACTCCCATACTATCCTTTTGGTTCCGACTCATTCATGAATATGCTAGTAATGGATGATTTATGTTTTAGTTAAGTGTGAATTTGTCTCAAATTATTCTGTATGGAGCTATAAAAACACCAAATATATCATTTGTAATGTCACTTATATTTTGCCTATTTTTATATTACTTTTTGAAATTCTACACCATTTATTTTCCTGCTTTCTTACTTTTGATACATTGTAAAAGTTTTTACGCATTGTCATTTGTATACCGCAATGTAAGTTCT includes:
- the LOC127075031 gene encoding binding partner of ACD11 1, translating into MSVKTIKVSNVSLGASEQDLKEFFSFSGDIEYVEMQSHDERSQIAFVTFKDPQGAETAVLLSGATIVDLSVNITLDSDYRLPPAALASSVTEGKTPGGADSALRKAEDVVTGMLAKGFILGKDAVNKAKGFDEKHQLTSTASAKVTSFDQKLGLSEKLTAGASVVSDRVKEVDQKFQVSEKTKSAFAAAEQKVSTAGSAIMKNRYILTGTSWVTGAFSKVAKAAGDVGQKTKEKVENAEVEQNRKVEDQYAQVLSESPKAAATSELHSSKPAPAQGLIL